CTGGGCGAATCAGTGGCAAGATGATCTTCATAAAAATCGTAAAATGACCTGCCCCATCTATTTTTGCAGCCTCGATATATGAATAAGGAATCGTCATGACGAATTGTCTGAGTATAAACACACCAAACGCACCAAATACCCCTGGAAAGATGATCGCTCCAAAGCTATTTAAGAGCCCCAATTTGTCTGCAATAAGATAATTAGGTACAAGTGTTACTTGAAATGGCATCAACATAGTAACCATATATACCAAAAATAGCGTATCTCTTCCTTTAAACTTTAGTTTTCCATAGACATATGCTGCAAGGGATGCCACAATCAGTTGACCAAGTATGATTGGGATCACCATTAGGGCTGAATTTCCATAAAATTTCATATTTGATTGTTCCTTGTCAATGAAAGATTGTTTCTTAACAAAGAATGCTTTATATTGTTCAAACGAGAACTGGTCAGGAATCAACTTCAAATGGATGAAGGAATTTTTATGCGCATTATCTTGTTGACTCTTACTTTCTGAAGGATAGTGACGGCTAATTTCATTCTCTGTCATAAAAGAATTTGATAATGTAAAAACGACTGGAAAAACCATGATTGCCGCCATAAGCAATAAGGAAAAGGTTAAAATCCCTTTGCGAATTAACGTATTTCTTTTCATCTTATTCACCCCTCGTTCCTAGCTCATAAATTTTCGATAGCGACGTTCGATTACGAAGAAAATAAACACTAAGATTAAAATACATAAGACCATTAATGACGCAGCAGCGGTCAGTTTTTGAACATGTAATGAAGTAAACATATTGTTCATATAGTGCTGAATCATATAAATTCTATCATATGGATAATCTCCTGCGATTAGATAGGTTTCACGGAATACTTTGAAGGAGTTAATAATGCTCATTAAGAGTACAAAAAACATTGTTGGTGTTAAGTAAACCAGAGTGATTTGTCTAAATTTAAAGAAACGACCTGCGCCTTCCATTTCAGCTATTTCATAATAATCTTTGGGTATATTTTGAAGACCTGCTAAGAATATGATCATGTTGTAACCAATGTTTTTCCATAAATAAACTAGAGATACAACGACGATCGACCAATCCGATTTCATCCAATCAATTTGTGAAAAACCCATCTTCACCATCCATAAATTAATTGTTCCGTTCCAATCGAATAATATCTGCCATAGCATAACAATCGAAGCAACTGGTACAACAATTGGCAAAATAAATGAACTAATAATTGCATTTTTAAACATGACGGTTTGATGCAAGCAAAGTGCCAATATTAAAGAAATGCCGATTACTAGTGGAACATTGATTGCTGTAAACCAAAATGTGTTTGTGGCTGCCTTTAAAAAAGAAGCACTAGCTAACAACTCTTTATAATTAAAAAGACCAACAAATGAACCACCAACCGCCCCATCATTAAATGAATAGATAGTACCCATTACAAAAGGGATTAGATAGAAAAGGGAAAAACCTATCAAACTTGGTAATAAGAAAAATACTGCAACCTTACCATCATTATTTAATTGTTTACGTATTTTCATGTACTCACTTCTTTCTATATTTGAGTATTTAATTAATTGATTGATTAATAATTCTGTTCGGAAAGAAGTATAGCCTAATGAAATAAAGATGAGATAAAGATTAAATAAAGATTAAGAGGAAAAGTGATTATTATAAAAACAAAAAAAAAGCTAACGGATTTGTTAGCTTTTTAAACTTTATTTTGAATTTCTTTTTTCTTTTCGATTACAATAAATAGTCGCTCCACTCTACAATTTGGAGAACCAGCATTCAGTTTTATTAAATTTCATTAAAAAGTGTATTAATCTTTCTTGGATAATGCACAGCATATTTCTACTCTTATTACACTCCCGTTAGCACAAGAAGAAAGGGTCGCCGTAGTAACCTCCGTTCTTCAACTCTTGCACCCGTTACTTTAATTAAGAATACTCCATCATCGAGAACTGTTGGAGGTGGATAAAATGAAAATCAAAGACGAAATGACGATTGGGGAAGTCGCCCAGCTAGCGAATGTAGCAACCAGCCATCCGGCACTGGGAGAAAGAAAATCTCATTGTCCCGAATCGACGTCCAGAAAATGGATTCCGCCTCTATACAAGAACGCAACTAGTCTCATCATCTGGAATATCTCAAGGTTCTTTATATAGGGCGGTCAATAGAAAAAAGCTTGAAGAAATAAAAAAATAAGGGGCATTCTTCTCCCGTCCGATTACTTTGCGGTCTAGAGCAAGACCCCTGTCACTTTGCCTTTAAGCTCCTGGATCGATCTCAAAAAAAGCAAAGCCAAGGCATAGTCCAATTTATTATTTGTAGGCTATTTTCGTAAACATTGCTTTTTTTACAATTTTAAAAAAACTATTTCACTCAATAAAAAGAAATACTATAAAATGTTGATTTATAGCTTTTTTTAATATCCTTTTGTCCTTAATTTGTTAAGATTCCTCCGTAAAAAGGAAGAACCTTGTGGTATGGTCAAATTAGATAAATAAAGGCAGACATTCACAAAAAGGGAGGCTTATGATCATGAGTAAACAACGAAAACAACCAAACAATGGTCCAAATATTCAAAAGGAAAAAGAAATTGTCAACGAGATGATCGGATTGTATTGTCGGAAAAAGCATCATCGTGATGTGCTCTGTAAGGAATGCCAGGATTTAAAGGACTATGCCTTTTTGCGACTTTCTCTCTGTCGGTTTGGTGAAGAAAAATCTGCTTGTTCAAACTGCAAGGTGCACTGTTATAAACCAACGTATCGGCAAAAGATGAAGGCTGTCATGCGTCGTACAGGACCATGGATGCTTTTGTATCATCCGATTTATTCGGTAAAGCATATGTTCAATAAGTAATAAATTCCAACCTGAGTGTTTATTAGATAAAAAAGCCACACTCTTGTACAGCAGTTTTCTTCTATTAGGGGTAGTGACAGTTTTGCTGGTACTGCACCTATTAGATTTCCAAATGAATGGGCTGCATGATGTAATTCAGGTCATAAAATTGGAAGTTGGACAGGGCTATATTTGTATTCCTTCCACTTTTGAAGCGATTAACCAGCGCTTCTTTTTTTCGTCTTTTGTGTCTTTTACGACTGAATTTATTCGCCATTCGTGCAATATGTGTCAATTATGAAGTTAATAAACAACTTTTTCATCAACTAACCTCCCGTTAGCACAATAAGAAAAAGTGATCCTACGTTATTGAATCATAGCACATGATTTATTCCAGTCTGTTTCTATATTGCCAACAGAGTTTTTCTCTTAATAAAAAATAAAAGGAAATTAGGAGATCCACAATTTATATGCTACACTTGGTTTACCATTTGATTTACTGTTTTCAAGTACCCTACTCATTTTTGAGTGGGGTTATTTGTTTTTCTAAGAAAAATAAAAAACAGACTCTAAAAAAGAGTCTGTCCATGTTTGGCATTTTATTTAAGCTTTACGAACGTTAGCTGCTTGTGCTCCACGTTGACCTTGCTCAACATCAAAAGTCACTTCTTGACCTTCTTCTAATGTTTTGTACCCTTCGCCTTGGATAGCTGAGAAATGAACGAATACGTCTTCTCCACCTTCACGTTCGATGAATCCGAAGCCTTTTTCGCCATTAAACCATTTTACTTTACCTTTTTCCATGTTTGTTGCCTCCTAGTGTGCTAAGCACACACAATGTATTACTATCCTTGCTCTCAGTGATCATCAAGACAAAAAGTTTTTACTAATACTATCCTTTACACCGAACAAAAATAATTCTTCTTTAAAATAGCATTTTTTGAAGTTATTTGCAAGGAACCCTAATTCTTTAACTATAGCACTCCTATAGTCTAAGTAGAAACCTTCACAATCTTTTCTACACTTTAACATAATCCATTCCCTTAAATGTGAGGGTTCCAGAATCTGGACTATTTAGAAAAGAAGCCTTCTTATTAGAGAAAAGCGCCCTTTAATAGAACAACTGTATTTTAATGATTTTAGGTAAACCATCTTTATCGTTTGACAAAGGCTAAATTTGCCATTATCATCAACTCAAACTTATTTACGGGGAGAGGTAAAGATGAAAATTTATGTTGATGCAGATGCTTGTCCGGTAAAAGATATCATTATCTCTGAAGGTACGAATGCTGAAATTCCTGTTATCCTTGTTACTAGCTTTTCTCATTTTTCTAATGCGGAACAACCATCAGGAGTGGAAATCATTTATGTTGATTCTGGAGCAGATGCTGCGGATTATCGCATTATGAAATTAGCGGAAAAAGGAGATATAATCGTTACGCAAGATTATGGTCTTGCTTCGCTAGGTTTAGCAAAAGGGTGTGCGGTACTTCACCATAATGGGTCTAGCTATACAAATGAAAACATTGAACAATTATTACAAACACGTTATTTGAGTGCAATGGCTCGAAAAAGCGGAAAGCGTACAAAGGGGCCAAAACCATTTACATCAGAAGATAGGGAGAAATTTAAGGGGCTTTTTAAAAGAACAATTTCACATTAAAAAAGAACCGTTCATTTTTAAGAAAAACCTAGAAAAATAAATTGTGACAAATATTAAAATAACCTGCCCCGTTAGCTGAAAAAGAAAAAAGCGAGCTCCTTTAAAGGAGCTCGCACACGTTGGGTCATTAAATAATTGTATTTATTCAGCATCCGCTATATTTCGGATAAGTGACTTTAACTATTGCTCGTGGGGTCATTTTCAACATCCGTTTTTTTTGTACCTTTACTTATATAAGGTTTTGCACTCTTTTTTTTGTTTGCACTAGCTTGCCAACGATTCCAACCCTTCTTGTCTGTTCCTCTCCCGGTTCCACCTTTTCCTTTAGCTTTACTCATAAAATCACCCCATTATTATTCTAGGTTGAGTTACCTATCTAGTTAGTTTTAGTCATTTTACTCGGTTATTAACCAAGCATATTGCAATAAATAACATCCTTCCAGTCACCCATACTATTGTGTAGAAACAATAAACTAATATCGACTTCACGGAATTTCCTTTTTTCGCTAAACTCCCGTTAGCACAATAAGCATTTATACCAATTTATTGATTAGTGTCTTTTTCCAACAATTTAATAATCTTATTGTTTTGCTCAACTTGGGTGTCACTATTTCTTTTTATCTTATAAGTCCATACTAAAAGAAAAACCACTGCCAAAGGCATTCCAATTGTAATTAGCAAAGACCCAAAACCCATAACACCAATCATAAAGAATCCCCCTACTATTTTTCCTAAATCATACCATTTATTACATTCCAGTCCCTTACATAGTATGAATTTTTCTTGAACTAATCTGCCCGTTAGCCGAACAAGCAAAAAGACCGCCGCAGCGATCTCAACTTTAACTATTGCTACCCGTTAGCTGAATAAACAAAGGTGTAATTCACTGCTCGTTGGTGAATAGCATTATTCCTCATCTACAAAGTCAATCATCACTCCAACAACCTTTTTTGAAATGTTATATTTTACTTTCACCTCGTACAATCCGTCACCATAACCAGACATTGAAACCGCACCATCTGAGACAACTCCCCCCTGTGCATCTGAAGCAACTACCTCATCAAATTGGATGGCTTCGTTTCTACCAAATGTTTTAAAATCAAAAATTCCTGCTTGTGCAGAGTCAACTCCAATCTGTTTATCGCAAACATGCCATTTTCCACTTGGTTTCTTTTCCCCATAAAATACAAATAAGTTTTTAACAACTTCATCAGGAGTATAAGAAATGGAAGCTGTCCAATTACCATTTTTCACATTTAAAAGCACGATTTGCAACTCAGCTTCTTCATCCACTTTATAGTATGGGTCAGTAACAATTAGCTTTCCACTTTCAACCATAAAAGTGCCAAGTTTATTAGACTTATTAGTATTCACTTTCGGCACATGCCGATCAATAAATTCACTTAATGATAAAGACGCATATTTGCCTAACCCAGTTTTGTAATTCCAAGTATAAATTAGTTCCTGCATAAATCTTTTCCTAATTCGATAGCAAAGTTTGTCACCACTCATTTTTTCACCAATACAAACCATATCACTCGGTAGATTTTTGGGTCTGTTCTGATTTTGTTTTACTATATCAATTATTAATGCCGTTTTTTCATTAGTTTGAATAGGGAACAAAGTCCAATCGCCAAATTTTGCTCCATTCGTTTCTAAAAAAAGTTCCTTGTATTCATCTGGAAAAATAGCACCAAGTGCTTTTTCTTGTTTTTTCAATTCAACTAACGACACGCCAGCCACTTTCGAACTTGGATTAATCATGTTTATTACTTTCTTCATCTCTTCCTCCATGATACTTACGGATTACTTTGTCATACTACATTCAAATTAACTATGAATGTTTTCGATATTTATTATAAAAAACCCTCTATTTATTCAATAATATAAAGCATTTCTTCTTCAACCAAACTCCCGTTAGCTCAAGAAGAAAGGGTTGCTTGTAGCAACCCCCATTCATTAACTCAAGCACCCGATACTTTAAGTCCCCTTTAAACTTGGGGTTAGACTTTTATTAGCCTTCTAACTAATAATTTCATTAGGAGAATACAGATATAAGAGATTACGGTTATTATTAATATTGAAAAAGAATAATTAAAAACCAGTAAATCGGTTGCGTTTTCCTTGGGATTTAGTAACCCTAATGTAATAGGAAAGTCTCCCTCCATAGGAGTTAACGATGTGTTCTGTTCAATAATCGGTAGTGGAAAACCAAGTCTAAGATGGGATAAATCATTAGAATTTGACACAATCACTGTATCTAATATTGGGGAAATTGAAACTGCAAGCCATCCAAAAATTAAAGAAATAAAAAAAAGGCGACGATTCATTTGGATTCTCCTTTAGTTTTCATACTTAAATTTTACATAGAATTTCTATGTATGTGAACCCATATTATATAAAGTTTTATTAAACTATCCTGCCCGTTAGCTGAATAAGAAAAAGACCCACCTGGTTTGCAGCTGGATCTTCAACTCTTGCACCCGTTACTTTAAGTACAACATTTCACAATCTTTCTTTGTATAAGGCTATGTTTATTAATATTGTTGATTTTTCTTTAAAAAAGAAAAAGTACATTGTGAAAGTTAATCCACCTAAACCATTAAATAATCAATTAGAATACCTAAGAAGATTAAACCAATACCAATCGTAAAATGAATCTTCTTTTCATTTAATTTTGTCTTTTCAAAAATAGTAAAAATAATTCCAATTACACCAATAAAGACTGCACTTCTTAAGAAATACGATGTATTTACAAGAAAGAATTCAGGAAACTTTTGAACAAGACCAGAAATTGTACCTAAAACAAATAAAAATAGAGGAATCCTTAGTTTCCAATACATTTAATCACCTCAACTTTATTTTCCAACTAAATACTTATACGTTTTAAACGAAGCAGAAGTTTCTCTTATTGGAAATAAACAACAATCAATTATCACTTTTTGTTAAACTAGCCTGCCAGTTACTTGAATAAGGAAAAAGCGATCCTTCGTTTATTGAAGCATCGCACCTTTTAGTTGAAGAACAATTCATATGATGGAATTCTTTATGTCAACTTTTTAAGCAAATCATGTTCTAATAACAATCAAATGTTAGTACACTTTGAATAACTTATTCAAATAAACATAATAAAATTACTTTATTTCATAGTTTAACCAAACTTGTTTTTTTGCTCTCATCTTGTCATATAACTTTTGAGCAACTTCATTATCATGAGCAGTTTCCCAAATCATATGAGAATAATCATTTTCTCTAACGTAAGAAAGACAAGTATTAAATAATCTTTCACCAACCTTTTGACCCCGTATATTGGGTGTTACAAACAAATCATATAAAAAAGCCATCCGTTTTACCTCTAGTGTATTAAACGTGAAGTATAATGTAGCAAATCCAACTAATCGGTTTGTTTCCGTCTCGGCAACAAACTGGATACCTTCATAAGGATTTTCAAGTAAATGATTAATCAATTTTTTGAGTGAGTCTTCACTTGGACGAGGGCACTTGTAGAAATCAACGATGTACTGGTTCATTAATTCAAAAAGTTGTGGGATATCATCTTTTGTAGTAGTCCTAATATTTACTGTTTCCATTTTTTGTTACTCCTCCCAATTATATTCATTAATAGGTAAAGCAACTTTCGTGCCAAAAAAATAACAAACAATATAAATATGTATTAATTCGTATTTTTTTAATTAACCTACTTCGTTATTGAATAACAACATTTGTCTTCAAACACCATAATTAACCAATTGGTAGGCATAAAAAAACCACCTCCTAAAAGGTGTTGCTGCTACGTATTATCGTCCGGAAGCGATAGAAAAAAGCCAACAATTAATTTGTTGACTTCAATATAAAACAAAAGCACCCGTTACTTTAAGTACATTCGTTCACATAGTATTTTATATGATGAAAAACATTCCTTATTAGCTTACAACTTTCTTGTGCTGGTCTTTTCTAATGAATTCCGTCGGGCTCCATGTTCATTTTTACTTCGAACATATGAATGGAATCATTCCAAGGTTGCAAGGAAAATAAAATGTACATTGGAAAGAATTTGGACTATTTCACCGACATGTTTGCATCATTCTACCCTTTTCAATCCTAGCTAATTATCCGTATTATCCGGTTAGGATTAACAAAAACATCTTGGAAAAGTATGATAATAATGATTATTAAAAAAAGGACAGTGACAATTAATAATTTTTCTTTATTTTTAACTTTTTCATCCACTCTTTTTTGCTCTATTTCCTTCCTGTATTTTTTTTGAAGCTGACTCCTTTTATCATCCATTCTCATAAGAATCACCATTATTAATTTAATTTTTATAAAATTATATAAAAAAGAGTTCTATTTACAAAAGAATTGTCACATTGAAAGTAAAAAATAGAAACTTGCATACTATTAGCTTCATAATAATTGGAGATATTGAACAAAAGCACCCGTTCGTTTAATTAGTTTAATAGGTTTGGTTCCCTTGATATGCCTTCTTTACCCGTTCAATTTGATCAAGGTGGTCGCGGACATGTTGCACTCGGTATTCCAACAATTGCTTAAATGTGAACCGCCCCTGATCGACATACACCCCCACTCGCTTGCTTTGTTCACTAGTTAGATGGTCCAGAATAATCTGCATACTGGAACGTAGCAATTTGAAAATAAGTAAATGCTGTTCATGGTCCAACAAATCATACCCCAGGTTATTAGCCCATGCGTCTTGGTCAAATGAAATCAGAATCGGCTCATCCTCCGCCAAGACTTTTTTTAGCCGAGATGTGGACGAGATCTCGGAATCCGTTACATGTATGAGGATTTGATGAATGCTCCATTTGTCCGGTGCGGGCTTGTAACGAAGCTCCTCCTCGGTTAATCCTTCGATGGCTTCCCGAAGCATTGTGTATCCTAAGGTGTACTCCTTAATTAACTCCTCCAATTCAATACCTCCTATTTTCAAGTAGTGCTTATTAAAATACCAATAAATATATATTCTTGTTTTGGGTAAGAATCCTTTTATCTATTCTTCAACAAACCTGCCAGATCGTTCAATAACCAATGTTTTCACTTCTATAATGAAGGCAATAATTCCTCTAAATATAGCCATTTTAGGAGGGATTTATTTTGCTGTTATCAAAAGCTTGGGAACTTTACGAATCAGATAAAAGGATTGAAGGGTTCTCTCCACAAACACTAAAAGCATATAGACTTCAATCAAAGTTACTTATTCACCATTTTAACGACGTGAGTATTGAATCTTTAACGACGAATCATTTGAAAGAGTACTTAGCAAATTCCAGCATACACTTAAAACCATCAAGTTTAGCTCATCGAATTCGATTCATTAAATCAATTTTTCGCTGGTCACA
The DNA window shown above is from Neobacillus sp. WH10 and carries:
- a CDS encoding GNAT family N-acetyltransferase, with the translated sequence METVNIRTTTKDDIPQLFELMNQYIVDFYKCPRPSEDSLKKLINHLLENPYEGIQFVAETETNRLVGFATLYFTFNTLEVKRMAFLYDLFVTPNIRGQKVGERLFNTCLSYVRENDYSHMIWETAHDNEVAQKLYDKMRAKKQVWLNYEIK
- a CDS encoding cold-shock protein yields the protein MEKGKVKWFNGEKGFGFIEREGGEDVFVHFSAIQGEGYKTLEEGQEVTFDVEQGQRGAQAANVRKA
- a CDS encoding YaiI/YqxD family protein produces the protein MKIYVDADACPVKDIIISEGTNAEIPVILVTSFSHFSNAEQPSGVEIIYVDSGADAADYRIMKLAEKGDIIVTQDYGLASLGLAKGCAVLHHNGSSYTNENIEQLLQTRYLSAMARKSGKRTKGPKPFTSEDREKFKGLFKRTISH
- a CDS encoding DUF3934 domain-containing protein, translating into MSKAKGKGGTGRGTDKKGWNRWQASANKKKSAKPYISKGTKKTDVENDPTSNS
- a CDS encoding sugar ABC transporter permease; translated protein: MKIRKQLNNDGKVAVFFLLPSLIGFSLFYLIPFVMGTIYSFNDGAVGGSFVGLFNYKELLASASFLKAATNTFWFTAINVPLVIGISLILALCLHQTVMFKNAIISSFILPIVVPVASIVMLWQILFDWNGTINLWMVKMGFSQIDWMKSDWSIVVVSLVYLWKNIGYNMIIFLAGLQNIPKDYYEIAEMEGAGRFFKFRQITLVYLTPTMFFVLLMSIINSFKVFRETYLIAGDYPYDRIYMIQHYMNNMFTSLHVQKLTAAASLMVLCILILVFIFFVIERRYRKFMS
- a CDS encoding carbohydrate ABC transporter permease; this encodes MKRNTLIRKGILTFSLLLMAAIMVFPVVFTLSNSFMTENEISRHYPSESKSQQDNAHKNSFIHLKLIPDQFSFEQYKAFFVKKQSFIDKEQSNMKFYGNSALMVIPIILGQLIVASLAAYVYGKLKFKGRDTLFLVYMVTMLMPFQVTLVPNYLIADKLGLLNSFGAIIFPGVFGAFGVFILRQFVMTIPYSYIEAAKIDGAGHFTIFMKIILPLIRPGLAALVVLLFADYWNMVEQPLIFLDDPSKFPLSLYLSQIIQDTRGISFAASILYMAPMLLIFGFAKKYLIKGIQLSGAKD
- a CDS encoding nitrous oxide-stimulated promoter family protein, which gives rise to MSKQRKQPNNGPNIQKEKEIVNEMIGLYCRKKHHRDVLCKECQDLKDYAFLRLSLCRFGEEKSACSNCKVHCYKPTYRQKMKAVMRRTGPWMLLYHPIYSVKHMFNK
- a CDS encoding SMI1/KNR4 family protein → MKKVINMINPSSKVAGVSLVELKKQEKALGAIFPDEYKELFLETNGAKFGDWTLFPIQTNEKTALIIDIVKQNQNRPKNLPSDMVCIGEKMSGDKLCYRIRKRFMQELIYTWNYKTGLGKYASLSLSEFIDRHVPKVNTNKSNKLGTFMVESGKLIVTDPYYKVDEEAELQIVLLNVKNGNWTASISYTPDEVVKNLFVFYGEKKPSGKWHVCDKQIGVDSAQAGIFDFKTFGRNEAIQFDEVVASDAQGGVVSDGAVSMSGYGDGLYEVKVKYNISKKVVGVMIDFVDEE
- a CDS encoding DinB family protein → MEELIKEYTLGYTMLREAIEGLTEEELRYKPAPDKWSIHQILIHVTDSEISSTSRLKKVLAEDEPILISFDQDAWANNLGYDLLDHEQHLLIFKLLRSSMQIILDHLTSEQSKRVGVYVDQGRFTFKQLLEYRVQHVRDHLDQIERVKKAYQGNQTY